DNA from Poecilia reticulata strain Guanapo linkage group LG20, Guppy_female_1.0+MT, whole genome shotgun sequence:
aaaaaactcaaattttggaAAGCTCAAAATTCTTGACTTTTGGAAGTCTTCTGAAATGTGAAACTCTAAAGTTCCAAGTTTTGTCCATATAATTTCAGATATCCATTTcaaaatttcagctttttcttgcatatttttgacttttcaaaagcTAGAAAATTTTTGAGATTAGTTTTAATTCTAGACTTTTGGAGCTCTGgattttttcagtctttttttttttttttttttttaagttttttggtCGCAATTTACTCCTTTTTAATCATCCaccaaataatttctttttgctCCAGCATTTAGAAAATCTTAACTGTAACttatctgaaacagaaaagtgGTTTTATGTCAGTTAGTCTGTTTACATGTAAATGTCTGGATTCAGGCAGTTTGCATGTCCTCTGCTTTAAATCATTTACTCTAATCATATAACACTACATGCATTTCTCCACACATTTTTTCATCATTGATTGATTAGTGTGactaatttatttgattacaATCCAAAGGTGCACCCAGAGGTGAAACCagctcacttttattttgacgGGATTTCTGTCTGCTTCTCATGAAAGATTCAGAGAACAGTTCCTGTACCTGGTTTTCTTTGTAAGAGTCGCTAAGCAACTGTAATGGTATCCCGTTCCTCAAAAACCGCTGTCCCAGTGCGCCCAGTAGCTTCCCGACCCGCTGGTGAATGTGTTGGGTTTCCCTCCTGCAGGTCAGCGGACTCACCGAGGATCATGTCCAAACCCGTGACCAACGTGAAGGCCTTGCAGGTAAAAAATGACTTTCTACTGCAAACAGTCTTTTCCACatgaaggtttttattattactgaaGGTTCAAACAGTGCATTTACAATatcaaggctttttttttttttgtgcaaatctGAGAGCGAGGCAAACATACGCagctttaaatgtcaaaaaagaaGATTTGTTCACTGAATCCGCTTCTTATTGTGCTCGTTTTCATGTCTAACCATGGGATAGGCGTCGGTACAAACAGGAAATTCACAGCTgacgctgcaaaaacactaaatattaccaagtaatttggtccagtttctagtgcaaatatcttactaaacttaaaatgagaaaaaataacttttgaggaacttttcagcaagatgtaggagcttgttttttcAATTGCTGGGTTATTTCACTGATAATATggtaaaagtcaaaataatctGCCCTTTTCtgcaattttaaggaattatttacctaaaataagATCATATGTTTTGctaaaaattacttgtaagttagttgtgtcttattttaagttcagtaagaaactagaccaaaattacttggtaatattttgtgtttttgcagggcaGTCTCATAACAGCAGTacaatttcacattaaaaatatctcataaaataaataataaaagaaacctTCTGATTCTGCCATGTCAGCAAATTTGCATATTAAAATTACTTATACCAAATTTTAGATtctattttaagtgttttccaAATAACACAAAGTCATGTTATCTAGTTAACAATCACCAATCCGTTGATAAAAATAGCTGCTTATTTCCATTGCTGGATTTAACgtcattttaatgttaaaattcaCGAACGTAGCTTCACTTAGAGCTATTTCTGTCTTTGATTTTTCCTACTTGAGTGTCCATTTTGACTATatcattcaaaaatattttccagaaacAAATAGATTCACATATTGACGTCTGTAAGGCGACAAAATGCAGAGAATTAagataaaagttaattttgtttgtaatatAGATGAATTTCTCATTACACtccaaaagaaaatgtcaatcTAAGAAAGAAACTCTAAATTATGGCGTTGGATTGtggataaaataattgttactGTCATAAATAAACACGgaaaagtattattttaaaatcaaaacagtgTTTGTGAACCTATTTgtttcaagtttttgttttgtaacaaaaaatCATGTTGactggaatgaaaaaaaatggtaaattatagaaaaactaatgctaaaatgaacaaaacagttCACAGAAATAACCTAAAAGCTAATTAGACTAATTTATACGTAATTAATGCATGTTATTTTTCAAatcttaaaagtttatttattttttattttttaaactcagaatgtCACTGGaacacaactaaaacaaaatgtgtcacATTCGGAGCCAATAGTAGAACATGTATTAATCTAAATATCTGTAAAAGGCACCCAGATGCtaatattagcattagcatgctaacacgAGGAACTTCGTAGGTTAGGTCTATTTgaacagaacatttcagcaacaaggcagaaAAGCTGAACTACTTTACTTTGTAATCGTCTGAGTCttagaaattaaaaactttttaacatttccaGAAATAAGACAatcaagctaatgctaatgctagcatttCTTTAATGCTGGCATTAAAGAAATGCTAGCATTAGCTTGATTGTCTTAGGCCATTTTTGGTCCATTTTAAATAGCGTACATTACTACTTACATTActacttttttgtttcaaaatcaatatggactaaaaatgaaaacctaTTAAGACGTGAAAACAACATCTTGAtatcaaaacatgaaaataaaataaacatgttattaagAGCTGCTTAAACATGttcaagtacttttttttttttttacaccaaaacaaacatgaaccGAAATccatatatataaacatttatgttACATAAAACACCAGTCAAGCTAATAATCAACAGCAGTTTGataatattcaatattttaagcaaatatCAGTGCAACTTAAGGTATTTTGGGggaataaaacacttttttgagGATTTTTGGTAATATAGAAATAGGAATTTCACAACTCAAAGTAATGAAATATTAAGATAAATTAGAATCGCATTTAAGAGTGCTTGAGCAGAAAATctggacatttttattaaaaataaaatataacaaatgttttgttatatttgacaaattaaacaagaaaactgatttgtttgatTGGTTTTAGTAGCTAATAAATGTTGCAGATTTCTAAACTTATATGAATGGgagttgaaaataaattcagatttttaaaagaaaaaagttaaatatccaaagcagatttaaataaagaaaaatcaaatagaaaatgaaaaataaaatgttgaattgttttgttgtgtattgttttatgtttgtaataGTTGAGTTAAAAgctaactttattctcattcaTGATTTCTTCCAGTTGTTACATGAACTATTCATGTTTATTATTGAGTGAatgataaaaagtgaaaactgctTCCTTAACTTCACAGCTGCGCACTACTTCATGTTCATAAAAGGCTTTTTAGTTTGTGGATGTGGTGCAATAAATACTTTATAGAAACTCTTGTCATAACAgcataaactttcattttaaaactcagtttttcttGACATAAAatggaggttaaaaaaaaaaacaactttatatcGAGGTGTTGGGATTTTTCAGTAATAATGGCTTTAATTTTTAGTGAAATACTCCTTTAATCTTTGGTTGTAGAGATAAATTAGTTTTGCTAAACGCATTTACGCATAAAGACAACAAACTGTTTCAGCCAAAGCAACATTACAGGAATACAAACATCAGCAAACATGCTGCAGGATTCaagaactgatttttttatttaccttttctCCTTTCAGAGTCCGTTTCCGGtcttaaaacctttaaaatactTCAGTAACAAACACTACTCCAGTTTTGTACAGCTGTACAATGTGCGCTTATTTACAAATACAGTACAAACACATGAAACGGGCACAACACCTAGCTAACACGGAGCTAGCTAGCTGCTATCTAACTCCGTGTTAGCTACATGCTAACTCGATTAgcttcctctcttctctctctggcCTAATTTTCATAAACACACGTCGGTTTTTATAGCCCGCTGAAACCAGGAAGCAGTGGTCATTATTAAAAACGACTGGTTTTTCGAGAGAGAGCCAGCGCAAACATTGAGCTCCATTCATCCTCTCATCCCCCCACCAGGCTAATCTGAACATCCCGATGGGAGCGCTGCGTCCGGGGGCGGGACTTCCTgtcaggaggagagaggagacagCGGACACAGAGGAGGTGAGACTGGACACAAAGCTCGGCTCACTTTCACTTTGTCCTGGTGAATCATCACaattacacaaaaacagacTGAAGGCAAAGGCCAACTCCTTCCTGTTTGTAAACAAATTTTACTCACtacttcaacttatttttactcaagtaaaagtaaaaagtatccgTCCAAGAAATAACGCAGGAGTAAAAaagcatttggtaaaaagtgATCTagttattaatcatttaatatttaaatattacatcatcagatggttCAAATATCAgtttaagtggaaattttttggtatttttaggaTCAAAATGGCAATAATTCATGCaagtagcaaaaaataaaatcaggcaaaagaaaatgtttccatgtcagtaaaaaacatgaaactttaataaaaacagtaaatgtgtgtctgtctggtgaatttctggtAAACATGTTTGTTCCTTATTCAGTTGGTAgagaatccagacattttactccagATAGAGATAcgtaataataaaattactcaaagtaaaaagtacagcgtagtaaaaatactcctaaaagtatatttaaaaaaaacactcaagtaaatgtaaccagttatTACAAAACTCTACCTGCAGCCTacattaacaaaatatatattctgcTCATATAAGAAGACATAcaaagatttatatttaaatataaagtttttgcGACAGCATAAGCCGTTATTTTAAAGCTGGACGGGACATCATTTGAGATCCTCACTTAATTCGATCCACAATTTaataactgaaacacaaaactttaGCATTTTCAAGTTTCTCCTATTTTTTCTGGCTTCGTTCTGCAGATTTGGATTCTGAGGCTGTTTAGTTAAAGGAAGCGTCAGATAATCTCTGCCTGTCTTAATTGTCTCGTTGGGTTTGGTTCTGTTGAGTTTTGTGAACCAGATTGAGTCTCGTACAGCAGGTGTGAACACCTCCTCATGTGgactctggttctgtttggtcaCGCCTCGTGTTTCCCTAAGCAAATGAAGCCGGGCCACATTGTGGGCCGAGCCGAacaaacaaagaacagaaactacatttcccagaaCCTGAGGCTTTAAAGGAGAACGACTCGGTTTCAGATGCTTCCAGGGTTTCAACAGCCTGGAAAATCCGGGACAATTATGGAATAAGAAAAATAGAGAATGGAAAAACGTTTGGCTTTCACACcctgccatccatccatccatccatccgacttttcatccatccatccatccatccgactttccatccatccatccatccatccatccatccatccatccatccatccgactttccatccatccaactttccatccatccatccatccatctgactttccatccatccatccatccatccaactttCCATTCATCCGTCATTTCTGGTCCTTTGGATGCTGATCAGTCCGTCTGATCAAACGGTGATGAAATAACAAAACCAACGATTTTCACCATCTGACCGATTAATTaaactttcctgtttttcacAGGAAAGTTAAAATCTCTGCCGTCAGCACTTTAGCTGCTCAGCCCAGATGTGAAGGCTTGACATAATCAAACTAATTTAAGGGTGTCTACATGTTTATTTCTCAGCTGCACTGAACAGGATGTGCgtcacattacatttttaatttcaatgtttctcattcagtttgttgttgtgcTGCAGGCTCAACCACCAGAGCTACCGATGCGTCCCCCGTCACTAGAAGACAAGAAGTCTCTGCAGAAGCTACCGGGCCCGGCCGTCAACCTATCAgagctacaaaacaaaaagagcgaACTGCGATGGGTCACCAAGGAGTAACATGTAGGTTCACCTGGGGATTCACTCACTCAACAATAAAAACGGAAATCTGTTGTACCAACAAGAGCTGAAAGTGTCAGCTTGATCATTTTTGAAGATGTATGGTTGAAAAGAACAAAGCTTTTCAGGTGAACTCTTCTTCTTTCATATTGtatcaaaactgtttttggctgcaaaacaactaaatcttaccaagtaattttgctCCAGTTTCTAGTCTGAATATCTCAGGACACCTGACAAAAGTAGCTttaaagtaagttttcagcaagaaataggaggtTAATTTAGGTCAATATTTActtaatattcattaaaaagacatttttttccatgttataagataaataatctgccaaGTAAACCAGTAGTAACTACTAAGATGTTTGTAATAGAAactagattttgtgtttttacattgtgGGAAGAAAACGAAGTAAAAATATAACctcaataattaatataataaattaaatcctctagaaaaggaacaaaaggtatccaatgttttgtaaaagtatATTTGTTTGTAATATAGAGTTTTGACCAGGTGATGATAGTAATTATAGAACAAATAACATCATATATGcagctaaaatatatattataaatgtatatatatatattatggaATGTAATATAGTGAACAATTTAAgtcaaatacattaaattaaatgcaacataCAAACATGATAAAAAGGGAGCAACACTGAAACGCTAAagtaaaaagacttaaaaaaaaaacaaatgagtttATATTACATAACTGAGGAACAAACATTGCTGAAAATATAAGACAAAcgtagaaaaacacatttatttttccgttccatgttgttgttttcagagtTGCTCAGTGCAGACGGATCACAGTGAAAGTgtccagaaataaaactgatgcaAATAAGAACCACAGCACAGAAAGGAAGGATAGAGGGTGACTTATGAGCCATGTATACTCCCTCGTTGTGACGGATGCAAATTCAGTCTGAGTGAAAGAAAATAGTTAAtaattttccaacaaaaacGCAGCTGTTTTAAAGTGCAGAAGGAAACTGGAGGCTGTTTGGGAATACAGCAAAAAGTCCAGAGACAAAACTATTAACTTTATCTTTTATTCATATAGATAACATTTAACTTGAGAAAAAtagtttgacttaaaaaaaaatacaaattttagcTCGTAAAggtagaaatatttaaaatctttaccGTCAAAGGCAAATATAGTTACTGGTAATTCTCTCAGTTCGCCACAGGGGGTCACTGTCGGCCACTCTTCCTTCCATTGGGTCAAGCTGAGCTattgttggtgtgtgtgtgtgtgtgtgtgtgtgtgtgtgtgtgtgtgtgtgtgtgggctggGAGGGTTGAGTCAGGCactatatttgtattttgtagCAGTACTAGTGTGTAGCGGTCTGTGCTGTGACTGTCAGCAGGACACAGAGACCGCGGCACATAAACACCGACACCGCCCCACCCTGCCAGAGGAACGCAGCAGGAGCCGTCCGATAATGAATAAACCAGCACTAAAAACAACACGTTTTAATCAGATCTGTCGCTTttcttaaaaacaggaaaaacacaaacctcaTTATTCTTATTAATGGGAATTTGGGTAtggcaggtttttaaaaataaacgttATTAATCAAAGCagttcaacttaaaaataatctaaatatgtACCACAAAATATGGGTTTTCATGTCAGTCGATGTTGATATttagtgattattttttgttttaaaaacctgaaatccTGACAAACTAGTGATTTTCCTCTTCAGCTGTTGTAATTTTCCACTTTCTCTCCATatggctttttaaaaagattgaATCAGTTATGACAGGTGTctaaaccttaaactgctgctgcgcaagttactaaaggggttgttgctaggtaaccatagaatgagtgagttgctaggtaaccatagaaTGAGSgagttgctaggtaaccatagaaTGAGKgagttgctaggtaaccatagaatgagtgagttgattccaccaTCATTGCTTGTCTGGCTGTCaaaggttgagcagctaaagcctttactatgcctacatctcccagaatgctgtgcagttcaaGATCAGAGTTGAGTGAAATTATCGAATATTCTATTAGACATatcatctattgatattgatcacaatATGTGTTAttgatatattgtgcagctccaAGTTGCTGTAACTCAACAGCTACTAAAAAGTTTAGCGAATACAGAAGGTGGGAGGGTTGAGTGCCTGTCGCTTTAATTGGTACTAACCAATAGGAGCACGTCTTACATTGTTCCTCTTTAAGCCCCGCCCACATAGTTCCTGTTCTCAGCACTCAAATTTCTTTGAGTTCAACCAAAAACAGTTGAAACCAAAAGATATgaggatcagaaccaaacatttctGACGAGcgcaaataaaatttttgtttttcacttattgagaagaaataaacaattcagataaaaaaacatacGAGGTTTTGGAgataattttcatttcatcagataaaataatttgaatgaaaaacaaacagatttttgtataGAAAACTagtttcaaacataaaatatttcattataatGTTAAAGGTGTTGATCAGAATTTGATTTCTGATTTGAATCActttttgtttgaatgtttaaaaaagttaaatttccCTCCATGTCCACTTGGGAATACTGAGCTGCTTTCTGAGATCTCCTTTGCCTGATTCATGTTTTCAGATAAGTGAGTTTTGAAGGAGTAAAATACCgttgttatttgaaaactgtattttatttttaacccaaatattcagatattaatattaaaatgttattatttgaTCTGAAACTTTTACATCCAACAAAAGCAAAGGATCTTTACAagattaatagttttttgtATGTCATCAATTTTCCTGCCATTGAGCTGGAGCCGTTTTCTCGTTTTCTCTTGTTgacaaggaaaaaaacaataatgttgcaatcaatttatgaagaaaaattagaaaatgtaaatccatttttctctttaagatCTGGATCATTTGATTCCTGCTGCTGCCTAATAAAATCCCTCACtgcagattttctcttttctcctcctgcaggaaACTGAGCTGAGGAAGACGGACGATAATCTCCACAAACGGACTTTCCCTCTGCTGTGAACGAGTAGAAACACTGCAGCTGCAAGATATCAGAGGAACCACAACAATCTGTCTAAACTCACCTCTAAAAACGTTCACTAATTTgatatttcagattaaaatacacatttaagccaattcatattttataaaagtagaaattttctgtttctgctgcagtttgggTTTGGACTGAATAAGATGAGAGGTGTGTTCGCcattatttaagtattttagagtttgtttagtttattaatcCTCCTTTAtcccaaaacaaaactaactaacaTTGTAGCAGTTAAATTTTAGACACTTTGGCTTTTTAGCGCCGCGTTAGCTGGGTTGAGCACAGAACCTCCAGTAAGAGTAGCgctacttcagcatatttttactcaagtgaaaagttcaagaaatgactcaaaagtatttagtaaaaacaattacaagtaactatattttaaaatgatttcatcaGACGACatagtaataaaataattcagacaaaagaaactttcaaatatatatttatattttcaatacAAATTCATGAAACCAACACTTAAAGCAGgtaatatatact
Protein-coding regions in this window:
- the smpx gene encoding small muscular protein isoform X2, which encodes MRGILQPQTRQRQRGEAEEKHVERFKSKEPHLGLGSSRRRRCSFIRRSADSPRIMSKPVTNVKALQANLNIPMGALRPGAGLPVRRREETADTEEAQPPELPMRPPSLEDKKSLQKLPGPAVNLSELQNKKSELRWVTKE
- the smpx gene encoding small muscular protein isoform X1; this translates as MYAAAPSVRQNRPRRTLEVCCDECGSVLTKESRVYRSQSGRAETGQVAGEELRESARPARAATHNSRSADSPRIMSKPVTNVKALQANLNIPMGALRPGAGLPVRRREETADTEEAQPPELPMRPPSLEDKKSLQKLPGPAVNLSELQNKKSELRWVTKE